The sequence GGTCTCCGCAGAACACCAGCTGTCTACACTGCACAATATGACTTATACTGTTTATACTCcactacctgtctatactgttcacattgcacttttcggcttgcacttctggttagatgctaactgcattttgttgtctctgtacttgtactctgcacaatgacaataaagtagaatctaatctaatctaatctaaaattTTAAAATATATCTATCCCAGATATTAAATACTGGTACAATTGACCAGTGCTTGTATGAAGAAAATCTGATCAAatacttaaataaaaaaaaagtatttgcaGTGATATGATGCACTTTAAGAAGGAACCTGCACATGACAAGAGCATTCCCTCTCCTTCAGGATCTGGAATGCTCTGACGGACAACTACGGGAACATCATGCCCGTGGACTGGACGCAATCTCGGACCCGTTCCCTCCATCTTCCCACACTCAACCTGGATGAAGAATCTGTGAGTATGCTGTGCCTACCTTAGCAAGCACACTGTCTTAAAATATATGCCTGCTTGCTTTTGCTCTAATCGCATTCATCTAATACACAGATCATTTGCAAATTCTGCACATATCTATTTCATAGTGTTGACCGTGAACAATGCTAGAATGTGGTCATATTGAAAATGTATTATGTATCACTGtttatctgtttttttctttctcttattgacttggttgattgattgatgtcaTAGGTTTGAAGTAATGTACAGATAATGTACAGATTTTGATTTGTTTTaaacctatctctctctctgtctctgtctctctctctctctctctgtgtgtgtgtgtgtgtgtgtgtgtgtcagagagtggATAACGTGAACCTTGACCTGTCAGACGATGAGGAGCTGAGAGAGCAGATGGACATGCACTCCATCATTGTCTCCTGCATCCATGATGAGCCACTGTTCACTGCAGAACAGGTATTAATGCAGAACAACAAAGGCTCTGTATCCTTTGGAGATATTCAGTTGTTTAAGAGTCAGTTATTGGTCCAAAAATAATTTATCTTATGAATTTAAAATGTTCcgtttgtgatttatgttgactttgtgtgtgtgggtatgtgtgtgtgtatgtgtgtgtgtgtgtgtgtgtgttttaggttaTTGAGGAGATAGAGGAGATGATGCAGGATTCTCTAGACCTGGATGCTGAGCAGCACCCGTCTCAGTCTGAcctgtctctgctctctctggaaTTACACAGATCCAGCACCAGCCACAGCTATGAGGAACGTGAGTACTCCTcaactccatgtgtgtgtgtgtgtgtgtgtgtgtgtgtgtgtgtgtgtgtgtgtgtgtgtgtgtgtattctcctCTGTTGATGTTGTCTCATGTCTCTGTAGTCCCCAAGGTGTTTTCATGAATAGTTTTGTACAGTTAACAGTGTTTACAAtgtcatcttgaatttcccctggggatcaataaagtatctatctatctatctatctatctatctatctaaccttTGTTGCTATCATCTGTCTTTCAACTGCTTTTGTCTACCTCACTTTCTGTAACTCTCCTCTGTCtgatttctctctcccctccttcccACTGTCTATCAATTTACTTCCTTGctttttctttatctctctctctctctcttctctctctctcatttgtgcATTAAAATTGAATCAGTGTTTGTCAGATGAGTGGATACCATTatagctctctccctctccacccaaccctctctctctctctctctctctctctctctctcttctctctctctcatttgtgcATTAAAATTGAATCAGTGTTTGTCAGATGAGTGGACACCATTatagctctctccctctccgcccaacctctctctctctctgtctctccgtgTGTGCTGTGCAGGAGTGCGAACGCTGTCCCTGTCAGAGCTGACCGAGCtgctggaggaggtggagacagCCATCCGGCGCTACTCAGAGGAGCTGGTCCTGCAGCTGGCGCTGCGCGACGAGCTGGACTTTGAGAAGGAGGTGAAGAACAGCTTCATCTCGGTGCTCATCGACGTGCAGAACCGGCAGAAGGAACACCGCGAGCTcctgaggaagaagaagaagctaaAGGCCGCGGAGGAGGCGTTGCGACACCGCCAGCCGCGCTGACCGGACACTCGGACCGGGAACAGTGAGTCTGCACGCAAACGTGACGcggcaaaataaaacaaaactgcCCAGGGGACACTGTGATTTAGGCCTCAGTAGTACATCACAAGGGAAGGCTCAGTGTTTGCACATCACAAAGAAAAGGCCCAGTGCTTGTATATTGCTTGCCGTATGTCTTGTGAATGTTTCTCTGTCCTACCTATTTATGACTGTATAAATAAGCCAGAGACATGGTCAGGAACTCTGTTTGGTTAACGCTGCAGCTGCGTCTATTCTGGGGTCCTAATGCCTAatgcctcctcttccttctgtcTCTCCACCTTCGCACTCTTTGTTATAATGGTGAAATAAAGGGCTTTTTGAATGtcagtcgctctctctctctctctctctctctctctctctctctctaattctctccccctctctctctctagcccccccccccccactagctctctctctctccccccctctctctctctctctctctctctaattctctccccctctctctctctagcccccccccactagctctctctctctccccctctctctctctctctctctctctaattctctccccctctctctctctagcccccccccccactagctctctctctctccccc is a genomic window of Alosa sapidissima isolate fAloSap1 chromosome 10, fAloSap1.pri, whole genome shotgun sequence containing:
- the fez2a gene encoding LOW QUALITY PROTEIN: fasciculation and elongation protein zeta-2 (The sequence of the model RefSeq protein was modified relative to this genomic sequence to represent the inferred CDS: deleted 1 base in 1 codon) — translated: MAAPLAHFDDEWQDFNEFKTVSGKDHRLDRVNLNVQDVTGLLEDFPELDNGFSGEIGSFKSMEDLVNDFDEKLTVCFQNYNTKTENIAPVRPITEETILKNDEIWNALTDNYGNIMPVDWTQSRTRSLHLPTLNLDEESRVDNVNLDLSDDEELREQMDMHSIIVSCIHDEPLFTAEQVIEEIEEMMQDSLDLDAEQHPSQSDLSLLSLELHRSSTSHSYEERVRTLSLSELTELLEEVETAIRRYSEELVLQLALRDELDFEKEVKNSFISVLIDVQNRQKEHRELLRKKKKLKAAERRCDTASRADRTLGPGTRFSMEGISTAIQNGFRQTFGTGGGDKQYLTTVIPYERKGGPPSVEDLQILTKILQAMRDDSDKVPSLLTDYILKVLCPT